A stretch of the Gossypium hirsutum isolate 1008001.06 chromosome D07, Gossypium_hirsutum_v2.1, whole genome shotgun sequence genome encodes the following:
- the LOC107926362 gene encoding proteasome assembly chaperone 3, whose amino-acid sequence MGGLEQRFPVPYKNLSVEIKGNKTDLVVCRYDDHFLVMATQIGTMGTILQARKEEGFTVQPTFNVSVIFGKRDEPMLPAITRQLIEHISSSGSSMPLVLSLGLKDHSMDTLKGIVSAVIENRLW is encoded by the exons atgggtggCTTAGAACAACGTTTTCCTGTTCCTTACAAGAATCTCTCAGTCGAAATCAAG GGGAACAAAACCGATCTAGTCGTTTGCCGTTACGACGATCATTTTCTT GTTATGGCTACCCAGATTGGAACTATGGGAACAATACTACAAGCAAG AAAGGAGGAAGGTTTTACGGTCCAGCCAACTTTCAATGTGTCCGTAATATTTGGCAAACGAGACGAG CCAATGCTACCGGCAATTACCCGTCAGCTTATCGAACACATAAG TTCCTCGGGGTCGTCTATGCCTTTAGTTCTTTCTCTCGGTCTCAAAGACCATAGCATG GACACCTTGAAGGGCATTGTTTCGGCTGTGATTGAGAACCGTCTCTGGTAA
- the LOC107926543 gene encoding universal stress protein A-like protein has protein sequence METTEPEANVTRIMLAVNESSIKGYPHASISSRGAFEWTIQKIVRSNTSGFKLLFLHVQAPHEDEFEDMDSIYAFPEDFKTMKHRDQTRGLHLLEYFVTRCHEIGVACEAWVKEGDPKEVICRQAKRMRPDLLVVGNRGLGPFQRVIAGTVSEFCVKHAECPVVSIKRSPGETPRDPVDD, from the exons ATGGAGACAACTGAGCCTGAGGCAAACGTAACTCGGATAATGTTAGCAGTGAACGAGTCAAGTATCAAAGGTTACCCTCACGCTTCCATAAGTAGCAGAGGAGCTTTCGAATGGACTATTCAGAAGATCGTTCGATCCAATACTTCCGGTTTCAAGCTTCTCTTCCTCCATGTTCAAGCTCCTCATGAAGACg AATTCGAGGACATGGACAGCATATATGCCTTTCCTGAGGATTTCAAGACCATGAAGCACAGGGACCAAACAAGAGGGCTTCATTTGCTGGAATATTTTGTCACAAGGTGTCATGAGATTGGG GTTGCTTGTGAAGCTTGGGTCAAGGAAGGTGATCCAAAGGAAGTTATCTGTCGACAAGCGAAGAGGATGCGGCCCGATCTCCTTGTTGTCGGGAACAGAGGACTTGGTCCTTTCCAACG GGTTATTGCTGGAACTGTGAGTGAATTCTGTGTGAAGCATGCTGAGTGCCCTGTGGTAAGCATCAAACGCAGTCCAGGTGAAACACCACGGGACCCTGTTGATGACTAA
- the LOC107926542 gene encoding 50S ribosomal protein L12, chloroplastic, which translates to MASSTLSTLSLRSPSYPSPTTTTAHFFKTPSLQFPLRSTATTTLTHRTTFLRPLNATAAPEKIENLGTEISNLTLEEARTLVDYLQDKLGVSAAAFAPSAVAVAAPDAGGAAAPVVEEKTEFDVVIEEVPSNARIAVIKAVRGLTSLALKEAKELIEGLPKKFKEGVSKEEADDAKKQLEEAGAKVSIA; encoded by the coding sequence ATGGCTTCCTCAACACTCTCAACTCTCTCTCTCCGTTCCCCTTCTTATCCTTCACCCACTACTACTACAGCCCATTTTTTCAAAACCCCTTCTCTTCAATTCCCTCTCCGTTCCACCGCCACTACTACCCTCACCCACCGTACCACATTCCTCCGTCCTCTCAACGCCACCGCGGCACCCGAAAAAATCGAAAACCTCGGCACTGAAATCTCCAACTTAACCCTCGAAGAAGCCCGAACACTCGTCGACTACCTCCAGGACAAACTCGGTGTCTCCGCCGCTGCATTTGCCCCTTCCGCCGTCGCCGTCGCAGCACCAGATGCCGGTGGTGCCGCAGCTCCAGTTGTTGAGGAGAAGACGGAGTTTGATGTGGTGATTGAGGAAGTTCCTAGCAATGCGAGGATAGCGGTGATTAAGGCTGTGAGGGGTCTGACTAGTTTGGCATTGAAAGAAGCTAAGGAATTGATTGAAGGGCTGCCTAAGAAATTTAAAGAAGGAGTTTCTAAAGAGGAAGCTGACGATGCCAAGAAACAGCTTGAAGAAGCTGGTGCTAAAGTTTCTATTGCTTAG